One window of the Haloarcula halobia genome contains the following:
- a CDS encoding alkaline phosphatase family protein, with translation MVLVVLGIDALDPELVDGQRHPNLVLDAHDSIATIDSVEGEPSTHELWPTIITGLEPREHGLTLDDDGVAWENPLLDAGSRVADYLLPDAIQTRIGAWILTNTAADAFRTPATYYAERGIETVFDTTDGTAIGIPNYVVDPDETDRENQLRQNMGDLFQRDPDAVGGHRSADPVAFYEQCLEMVMIRIARARRALRGGASELVFAYTSGLDLVGHVAYEAPGLQREAYDELDDFVREVREDLGETDELLLVSDHGLQDGVHTHEAMVASTEPSVVDDVESVLDVKGAIETALARADHTPPERTVETTGPGDADAVREQLEDLGYM, from the coding sequence ATGGTCCTCGTCGTCCTGGGAATCGACGCCCTCGACCCGGAACTCGTCGACGGGCAGCGACACCCGAACCTCGTGCTGGACGCCCACGACTCGATAGCGACGATAGACAGCGTCGAAGGGGAACCGAGCACGCACGAGCTCTGGCCGACGATCATCACGGGGCTGGAACCCCGGGAGCACGGACTGACGCTCGACGACGACGGCGTCGCCTGGGAGAACCCGTTGCTCGACGCCGGGAGCCGGGTCGCAGACTACCTGCTGCCCGACGCGATCCAGACCCGCATCGGCGCCTGGATCCTCACGAACACCGCCGCCGACGCGTTCCGGACGCCGGCGACGTACTACGCCGAACGCGGCATCGAGACGGTGTTCGATACGACGGACGGGACCGCCATCGGCATCCCGAACTACGTCGTCGACCCCGACGAGACCGACCGCGAGAACCAGTTGCGCCAGAACATGGGCGACCTGTTCCAGCGGGACCCGGACGCCGTCGGCGGCCACCGGTCGGCGGACCCCGTGGCGTTCTACGAGCAGTGCCTCGAGATGGTGATGATACGCATCGCCCGGGCCCGGCGGGCGCTCCGTGGCGGCGCGTCCGAGCTCGTCTTCGCGTACACGAGCGGCCTCGACCTCGTCGGTCACGTCGCGTACGAGGCCCCTGGGCTCCAGCGCGAGGCGTACGACGAACTCGACGACTTCGTGAGAGAGGTGCGCGAGGATCTGGGCGAGACGGACGAACTGCTGCTCGTGAGCGACCACGGCCTGCAGGACGGCGTCCACACCCACGAGGCGATGGTCGCCAGTACCGAACCGAGCGTCGTCGACGACGTCGAGAGCGTTCTCGACGTCAAGGGCGCGATCGAGACGGCACTCGCGCGGGCGGACCACACCCCCCCGGAGCGCACCGTCGAAACGACCGGTCCCGGCGACGCGGACGCGGTCAGGGAACAACTCGAAGACCTGGGGTACATGTGA
- a CDS encoding sulfatase, with protein sequence MATGTQKLLPRKRTTHVAMARPNIVWITLDSVRADHTTLDGYDRETTPDLERIGREGHAFRNCFAHSLSTLPSTGAMMSGYPPSRNTVGVDGNQLPDSISTMPERFADAGYTTACLSRNSYLSSATGLDRGFDRFQWLSSSTLHEAGLRPLLSYALNLRTHSAGLSTDTAKHSSAYLMNEVAKDWLSDFRRADDPFFFYLHYNEPHRPYYPPRKYLDRFTDDIAMSGTEAAEFALDVHYNLEDVVANGCGLTDDEWAALKAMYDAEIAYTDEMVGRLFDHIQSNADRDTVVVITADHGELFGEYGLLSHSYVLHDAVTRVPLVVHGLEDDLAVDGDETVQHLDVFRTLLNVVGGDPGDTIGVDLREETRDFAVSQRGPTDFDELLAHNSSFDTSRFHTETLTALRTPEFKYQRSADRSELFALPDEDEDVSADYPDERTALDEELGDWLEQYGQPVGDAEEDEFSDAVTRQLRDLGYME encoded by the coding sequence ATGGCAACCGGAACACAGAAACTCCTCCCCCGGAAACGGACCACTCACGTAGCGATGGCGCGCCCCAACATCGTCTGGATCACGCTGGACAGCGTCAGGGCGGATCACACCACCCTCGACGGATACGACCGCGAGACGACGCCGGACCTAGAGCGTATCGGGCGCGAGGGACACGCGTTCCGGAACTGCTTTGCACACAGTCTCTCGACGCTGCCATCGACCGGGGCGATGATGAGCGGGTATCCCCCGTCACGGAACACCGTCGGCGTCGACGGCAACCAGCTGCCCGACTCCATCAGCACGATGCCGGAGCGATTCGCCGACGCCGGCTACACGACGGCGTGTCTCTCCCGCAACTCGTATCTCAGTTCGGCGACCGGCCTCGACAGGGGATTCGATCGCTTCCAGTGGCTCTCCTCGTCGACACTCCACGAGGCTGGTCTCAGGCCGCTCCTCTCCTATGCGTTGAACCTCAGGACACATTCCGCGGGGCTGTCGACTGATACGGCCAAGCACTCGTCGGCGTACCTGATGAACGAAGTGGCGAAAGACTGGCTGTCTGACTTCCGGCGCGCGGACGACCCGTTCTTCTTCTACCTGCACTACAACGAACCGCACCGCCCGTACTACCCGCCCCGGAAGTACCTCGACCGGTTCACCGACGACATCGCGATGTCGGGGACGGAGGCCGCCGAATTCGCGCTCGACGTCCACTACAATCTGGAGGACGTCGTCGCGAACGGCTGTGGGCTGACCGACGACGAGTGGGCTGCACTGAAGGCGATGTACGACGCGGAGATAGCCTACACCGACGAGATGGTGGGCCGCCTGTTCGACCATATCCAGTCGAACGCCGATCGGGACACCGTCGTGGTCATCACCGCCGACCACGGCGAGCTGTTCGGCGAGTACGGCCTCCTGTCGCACAGTTACGTCCTCCACGACGCAGTCACGCGCGTCCCACTGGTCGTCCACGGGCTCGAGGACGACCTGGCCGTCGACGGGGACGAAACGGTCCAGCACCTCGACGTGTTCCGGACCTTGTTGAACGTCGTCGGTGGGGACCCGGGGGACACTATCGGCGTCGACCTGCGGGAGGAGACGCGGGACTTCGCCGTCTCGCAACGTGGCCCGACGGATTTCGACGAACTACTCGCACACAATTCCTCGTTCGATACGTCGCGCTTTCACACCGAGACGCTGACTGCACTCCGGACGCCGGAGTTCAAGTACCAGCGGAGCGCGGACAGATCGGAACTGTTCGCGCTCCCGGACGAGGACGAGGACGTCTCGGCCGACTACCCCGACGAACGTACGGCGCTCGACGAGGAACTGGGCGACTGGTTGGAACAGTACGGACAGCCGGTCGGGGACGCCGAGGAGGACGAGTTCTCCGACGCGGTGACCCGTCAGCTTCGCGACCTCGGCTACATGGAATGA
- a CDS encoding lipopolysaccharide biosynthesis protein, giving the protein MRLGKTAASHFASQVVVTLSGFVATWLIAFVLGAEGLGRYSVVVSLGFFWLVIPSNAVSMAIKKRMSEQESPAAFFGGGVLLNIALAAVLATLVLAAGELLGGIVSRNRELMIVLIEYDVEIAVLLSAAIAHQTAQAVLQGQKRVATTGWLKAGERIGRTAFQVGALVLGLGVAGISFGHAASLALVAVAGFLFSKYRPSIPSLAQVKSLLRYAQFAWAGALRGRVFGWLDTIVLSFFVSASFIGIYEAAWGIASMLAIASGSISQTLFPEVSELSTDSGFDRIRHYLDEALAFGAIFVIPGLFGTLVLGERVLRFYRPEFGQGTQILLVLILAYLADVFASQFTNVLNGIDRPDAAFRVNGLFIVVNMVLNVVLVWQIGWFGAALATASSSLLRAVAGYWVLERILGGVSIPYGELLRQVVAALVMAGAVFPVVGLAPSGRVGTVLLAGFGGVVYFAVLLGIAPRIRSKAFSLVPEAA; this is encoded by the coding sequence ATGAGACTCGGGAAGACCGCCGCCTCTCACTTCGCTTCGCAGGTCGTCGTCACGCTGTCGGGGTTCGTCGCGACGTGGCTCATCGCGTTCGTCCTCGGGGCCGAAGGGCTCGGTCGGTACTCGGTGGTGGTCTCGCTTGGCTTCTTCTGGCTGGTCATCCCGTCGAACGCGGTCAGTATGGCGATCAAAAAGCGGATGAGCGAGCAGGAGTCGCCGGCGGCGTTCTTCGGGGGCGGCGTCCTGCTGAACATCGCGTTGGCCGCCGTGCTGGCCACGCTCGTGCTCGCAGCCGGTGAGCTGCTGGGCGGCATCGTCTCGCGGAATCGCGAACTGATGATCGTCCTCATCGAGTACGACGTGGAGATAGCGGTGTTACTCTCCGCGGCGATCGCCCACCAGACGGCGCAGGCGGTCCTCCAGGGACAGAAGCGCGTTGCCACGACGGGGTGGTTGAAAGCCGGCGAGCGAATCGGCCGGACCGCGTTCCAGGTCGGTGCGCTGGTCCTCGGACTGGGCGTCGCGGGCATCTCGTTCGGTCACGCCGCGTCCCTCGCACTCGTCGCCGTGGCCGGTTTCCTCTTCAGCAAGTATCGGCCCTCGATTCCCTCACTCGCCCAGGTAAAGAGCCTCCTGCGATACGCACAGTTCGCCTGGGCCGGGGCGCTGCGGGGTCGCGTGTTCGGGTGGCTCGACACCATCGTCCTCTCGTTTTTCGTCAGCGCGTCGTTCATCGGTATCTACGAGGCTGCGTGGGGTATCGCGTCGATGCTGGCCATCGCGAGCGGGTCTATCAGCCAGACGCTCTTCCCGGAGGTGAGCGAGCTCAGCACCGACAGCGGGTTCGACCGCATCCGCCACTACCTGGACGAGGCCCTGGCGTTCGGTGCCATCTTCGTCATCCCGGGGCTGTTCGGGACGCTCGTCCTCGGCGAGCGAGTCCTGCGGTTCTACCGACCCGAGTTCGGGCAGGGGACACAGATACTGCTCGTCCTCATCCTCGCGTACCTGGCCGACGTCTTCGCGTCGCAGTTCACGAACGTCCTCAACGGCATCGACCGCCCCGACGCGGCGTTCCGCGTCAACGGCCTCTTCATCGTGGTCAACATGGTGCTGAACGTCGTCCTCGTCTGGCAGATTGGCTGGTTCGGCGCGGCACTCGCGACGGCGTCGTCCTCCCTGCTCCGGGCCGTCGCCGGCTACTGGGTCCTCGAGCGGATTCTCGGTGGCGTCAGCATCCCGTACGGCGAACTCCTCCGGCAGGTCGTCGCGGCACTGGTGATGGCCGGCGCAGTCTTCCCGGTCGTCGGCCTGGCGCCGAGCGGCCGCGTGGGGACCGTCCTGCTCGCCGGGTTCGGCGGCGTCGTCTACTTCGCCGTGCTGCTGGGGATCGCCCCGCGGATTCGCTCGAAAGCGTTCTCGCTCGTTCCCGAGGCCGCCTGA
- a CDS encoding sulfatase → MEKVLLVTIDSLRADHVGYHGYDRDVTPNIDEHAARGSRFTNAHSHVGGTRFSFPGILTGVTPMMYGGHERISADQTLVSEVFHEAGYRTGGFHSNLYVSGQFGYDRGWDEFFDSAPDESATSKFRKWAKTNLDGVVLDVLKKGYDFLESSQGMNVGSYHVPADEMTDRAIEFVEDTGDDPTFAWVHYMDVHHPFLPPEEYQREFLDEPVSHEESIRLRRKFIENPDDVTDEEHQTFIDLYDAEIKFNDAEIGRLLDAVEAEWGDDHLLALTADHGDHFLEHGYFGGARLLEVKNHVPLFVSGWDDQGEYDELVGLTDLPSTLVDSAGLEIPDNWFGYSLRDLVFDGEWARTDVIGGYRDEDGEHIRVRDPEWNLVVHEDEPDALYHLTEDPGEHENVIDEYPEEGRRLRKRLDAHRQLVESTVAEDVERPDMSEDVKERLRRLGYKE, encoded by the coding sequence ATGGAGAAGGTCCTCCTCGTCACTATCGACTCTCTGCGGGCCGACCACGTGGGGTACCACGGCTACGACCGGGACGTGACGCCCAATATCGACGAGCACGCGGCACGCGGCAGCCGGTTCACGAACGCCCACTCGCACGTCGGTGGCACCCGGTTCTCGTTTCCCGGCATCCTGACGGGCGTGACGCCGATGATGTACGGCGGTCACGAGCGCATCTCGGCGGACCAGACGCTCGTCTCCGAGGTGTTCCACGAGGCCGGCTACCGTACCGGGGGCTTCCACTCGAACCTCTACGTGTCCGGACAGTTCGGCTACGACAGGGGCTGGGACGAGTTCTTCGACTCGGCGCCCGACGAGTCGGCGACCTCGAAGTTCCGCAAGTGGGCGAAGACGAACCTCGACGGGGTCGTGCTCGACGTTCTGAAGAAGGGCTACGACTTCCTCGAGTCCTCACAGGGGATGAACGTCGGGTCGTACCACGTCCCCGCCGACGAGATGACCGACCGGGCCATCGAGTTCGTCGAGGACACGGGCGACGACCCGACGTTCGCCTGGGTCCACTACATGGACGTCCACCACCCGTTCCTCCCGCCCGAGGAGTACCAGCGCGAGTTCCTCGACGAACCGGTCTCTCACGAGGAGTCCATCCGGCTTCGCCGGAAGTTCATCGAGAACCCCGACGACGTCACCGACGAGGAACACCAGACGTTCATCGACCTCTACGACGCCGAGATCAAGTTCAACGACGCCGAGATCGGCCGCCTGCTCGACGCCGTGGAAGCCGAGTGGGGCGACGACCACCTGCTGGCGCTGACCGCGGACCACGGCGACCACTTCCTCGAACACGGGTACTTCGGCGGCGCCCGCCTCCTGGAGGTCAAGAACCACGTCCCGCTGTTCGTGAGCGGGTGGGACGACCAGGGGGAGTACGACGAGCTCGTCGGCCTGACGGACCTGCCGTCGACGCTTGTCGACAGCGCCGGCCTCGAGATTCCGGACAACTGGTTCGGCTACAGTCTCCGGGACCTGGTGTTCGACGGCGAATGGGCGCGTACCGACGTCATCGGGGGCTACCGTGACGAGGACGGCGAACACATCCGCGTCAGGGATCCCGAGTGGAATCTCGTGGTTCACGAGGACGAACCCGACGCTCTCTACCACCTCACCGAGGACCCGGGCGAACACGAGAACGTCATCGACGAGTACCCCGAGGAGGGACGGCGACTCCGGAAACGGCTCGACGCTCACAGACAGCTCGTGGAGTCGACGGTGGCCGAGGACGTCGAGCGTCCCGACATGAGCGAGGACGTCAAGGAACGGCTCCGCCGGCTGGGCTACAAGGAGTAG
- a CDS encoding glycosyltransferase family 4 protein — MPDTTLPDVCVVTHPLAAAGENATRSLLDILSAITVVSLVTADLPADSEIRDRHELIELTQKGAGDSVPVAAARFVLNQLRMCRVLASRDEDVVLFYGATSYLLPILAARLLGKTVLVEPRGDVPLTLRLNWEQRLPDPVARGLAGLVRTLERAGFAAAHGVVTYTPAMARQLGLHPEAPDVYPQGARYVRTDAFDVATPYDDREQVVGFLGRLDEEKGIRELAEVARDLPADVTFRFIGDGDLREWLEGELATEIESGQVQLAGWVDHDDVPAELNRLSLLVLPSQPTEGLPTTILEALACGTPVYASPVSGVPDVVRDGETGFHIDSRDPAALCAGIKAIFGRDDLSEVSANGRELIESEYSFEAACGRYREILAVVA; from the coding sequence ATGCCCGACACCACTCTCCCCGACGTCTGTGTGGTCACCCACCCGCTCGCGGCCGCGGGCGAGAACGCGACCCGGAGCCTGCTCGACATCCTGTCGGCGATTACCGTCGTCTCGCTCGTCACCGCGGACCTGCCGGCCGACTCCGAGATTCGTGACCGACACGAGCTGATCGAACTGACCCAGAAGGGCGCCGGCGACTCGGTCCCCGTGGCCGCCGCCAGGTTCGTCCTGAACCAGCTCCGGATGTGTCGTGTGCTCGCGAGCCGCGACGAGGACGTCGTCCTGTTCTACGGCGCGACGTCGTATCTCCTCCCGATACTCGCCGCGCGACTCCTCGGCAAGACCGTCCTGGTCGAACCCCGGGGCGACGTGCCGCTCACGTTGCGACTCAACTGGGAGCAGCGACTGCCAGACCCGGTCGCCCGGGGCCTCGCTGGCCTGGTCCGCACACTCGAACGGGCCGGCTTCGCCGCTGCGCACGGCGTCGTGACCTACACGCCGGCGATGGCCCGCCAGCTCGGACTGCATCCGGAAGCCCCCGACGTGTACCCGCAGGGCGCCCGATACGTCCGGACCGACGCCTTCGACGTGGCCACGCCCTACGACGACCGCGAGCAGGTCGTGGGGTTCCTCGGGCGACTCGACGAGGAAAAGGGAATCCGGGAGCTCGCCGAGGTGGCCCGCGACCTCCCGGCGGACGTCACCTTCCGCTTCATCGGCGACGGCGACCTCCGCGAGTGGCTCGAGGGCGAGCTCGCGACAGAAATCGAGTCCGGGCAGGTTCAACTGGCCGGCTGGGTCGACCACGACGACGTCCCCGCGGAACTGAACCGACTGTCCCTGCTCGTGCTCCCCTCCCAGCCCACCGAGGGCTTGCCGACGACGATTCTCGAGGCGCTGGCCTGTGGGACGCCCGTGTACGCGTCGCCGGTCTCGGGGGTCCCGGACGTGGTCCGAGACGGGGAGACGGGGTTCCACATAGACAGCCGCGACCCGGCCGCGCTGTGTGCGGGCATCAAGGCGATATTCGGACGGGACGACCTCTCGGAAGTGAGTGCGAACGGGCGTGAACTGATAGAATCGGAGTACAGCTTCGAGGCGGCCTGCGGGCGGTATCGCGAGATCCTCGCCGTTGTCGCCTGA
- the aglG gene encoding glucosyl-dolichyl phosphate glucuronosyltransferase, whose amino-acid sequence MRVSVVLCTHTLDRYDDCRAAAESVLDQTYGDVELVLVSDGDEAVYERYEADFGDREDVLTHCNDENVGLLESRNNGAAVATGDVVAFIDDDAIADEHWVEALVRAYDREDVLAVGGRMTPAWVAGKPAFLPEEFYWLVGVTHRGFGPDGDPDEPGEVRNTFGSNISFDREVFLDLGGFDDDIGGRTGEKNLQGGETELCARLRSEYDAGVYYTPDALVAHKVFQYRTDPGWLVDRAFWQGYSKRGMEVFVPESTGEESAFLGDLLFSYVPARLGGLVRSPSVAAVLQLVFLVVLTGAVGVGYLYGMYVWG is encoded by the coding sequence ATGCGCGTCTCGGTCGTCCTCTGTACGCACACGTTGGACCGGTACGACGATTGTCGCGCGGCGGCCGAGAGCGTCCTCGACCAGACCTACGGCGACGTCGAGCTGGTGCTGGTCTCGGACGGCGACGAGGCCGTCTACGAGCGCTACGAGGCGGACTTCGGCGACCGCGAGGACGTCCTGACCCACTGCAACGACGAGAACGTCGGCCTGCTCGAGAGTCGGAACAACGGCGCGGCCGTGGCGACGGGCGACGTCGTCGCGTTCATCGACGACGACGCAATCGCCGACGAGCACTGGGTGGAAGCACTCGTGCGTGCGTACGACCGCGAAGACGTACTGGCCGTCGGTGGCCGCATGACCCCGGCGTGGGTTGCGGGCAAGCCGGCCTTCCTCCCCGAGGAGTTCTACTGGCTCGTCGGGGTCACCCATCGCGGGTTCGGCCCCGACGGCGACCCGGACGAACCCGGCGAGGTCCGCAACACGTTCGGTTCGAACATCTCTTTCGACCGCGAGGTGTTCTTAGACCTGGGCGGGTTCGACGACGACATCGGCGGGCGGACGGGCGAGAAGAACCTGCAGGGCGGCGAGACCGAACTCTGTGCACGGCTCCGAAGCGAGTACGACGCGGGCGTCTACTACACCCCGGACGCGCTGGTGGCCCACAAGGTGTTCCAGTACCGGACCGACCCGGGGTGGCTCGTCGACCGGGCGTTCTGGCAGGGCTACTCGAAACGCGGGATGGAGGTGTTCGTCCCCGAGTCGACCGGCGAGGAGTCTGCCTTCCTCGGCGACCTGCTGTTCTCGTACGTCCCGGCCCGTCTCGGCGGCCTCGTTCGCTCGCCGTCCGTCGCGGCGGTCCTCCAGCTGGTCTTCCTCGTCGTGTTGACCGGTGCGGTGGGCGTCGGCTACCTCTATGGCATGTACGTGTGGGGGTAA
- a CDS encoding oligosaccharyl transferase, archaeosortase A system-associated → MSQSSGYFDDNPELDAALDWAERWYHVPILLVMVGFMLWNRVQNWRRFVVDGEVLFSGNDPFYHFRSTMYVVRNWPATMPFDPWTRFPIGNRSGQFGTLMDQVVGTVALVLGLGSPSEGTVAMTALFAPAVMGTLAAIPTYYVGKRLGGRIGGVTAVVVLALSAGTFTQRSLVGVYDHQVAEGLLQVTAVLGVMVALSVAERDRPIYEQFVERDVASLRDTLGWSVLAGFGVAIYLWTWPPAVLLIGILGTFFLLRLVVEFWRGQSPEHTAIVGAVTMGTVGVLTLASLQTFGLTATDHSLLQPLLAFTVALGCVFMAWLARYVEAESLDRNLYPVTVFGIIAVGAVLMAIILPDVFSYFVDQVLRVVGFTASPSATQTSVGEAQPLRNPSSLYNEYGLALLLAIIGALYVLFQQLFGSRRSAEEFFVFVWTAFIFAATLTQLRFGIYTVFPIATLTGLVVGKAVDWIDLSANDGVDTYQVLAVITVVFVVVGPLVFVTPTAFDLGRSAEPGDGIQGWDQNLEWMQGNTPEEGAYGVGGNRSLEYYGTYQMQDDFDYDEGEYGVISWWDYGHWITTQAERIPNANPFQQGSDLAANFLLAPTEEKANSVLDGVDEDDAHTRYVAVDWKMAQVAAGPGFQGKFFAPPRFEDQYNTTASDYYRPLQVQQNGEVTNQRFYYRTQDYYNTTVVRLYEFHGSAVQPQPFVVDWDRETVNGRTFRVTPTDGRTLKQFPNMSAARAYVREDGTAQVGGFGTNPGERVPAMEHYRYVGSSSMSAYESTAHNRATLVEAQSIGLRLRQASTCTANETSMPLGSANFCMPDGGADLMNANNPAWTKTFERVPGATIEGTGPANTAVTAAVRMHNEQTNETFVYRQQTRTDASGNFAMTVPYSTTGYDEWGTEAGYTNVSVRAETSYQLTATSAQNGIQMPFTATTNVTEGQVIGENESAATVELEPAFEIQSNDTTQSENETAGDVTTDDGDQTTPNETSGSDTSTNSTDTSNSLAPVAGERFVVAP, encoded by the coding sequence ATGAGTCAATCGTCGGGCTATTTTGACGACAACCCCGAACTCGACGCCGCCCTGGACTGGGCCGAGCGGTGGTATCACGTCCCGATACTGCTGGTCATGGTCGGGTTCATGCTCTGGAACCGCGTACAGAACTGGCGCCGTTTCGTCGTCGACGGCGAGGTGCTGTTCAGCGGGAACGACCCGTTCTATCACTTCCGGTCGACGATGTACGTCGTCAGGAACTGGCCGGCGACGATGCCCTTCGACCCCTGGACCCGGTTCCCCATCGGGAATCGCTCCGGACAGTTCGGAACCCTGATGGATCAGGTCGTGGGGACCGTCGCGCTGGTACTCGGTCTCGGGTCACCGAGCGAGGGTACCGTCGCGATGACCGCGCTGTTCGCGCCGGCCGTCATGGGGACGCTAGCGGCGATTCCGACCTACTACGTCGGCAAGCGCCTGGGTGGGCGCATCGGCGGCGTCACCGCCGTCGTCGTCCTGGCCCTGTCGGCCGGCACCTTCACACAGCGGAGCCTCGTCGGCGTCTACGACCACCAGGTCGCCGAGGGGCTCCTCCAGGTGACGGCGGTGCTCGGGGTGATGGTCGCCCTGAGCGTGGCCGAACGCGACCGCCCCATCTACGAGCAGTTCGTAGAGCGCGACGTCGCCTCCCTCCGTGACACCCTCGGCTGGTCGGTGCTCGCCGGCTTCGGCGTCGCCATCTATCTCTGGACCTGGCCGCCGGCCGTCCTCCTCATCGGTATCCTCGGCACGTTCTTCCTCCTCCGACTCGTCGTCGAGTTCTGGCGCGGCCAGAGTCCGGAACACACCGCCATCGTCGGCGCGGTGACGATGGGGACGGTCGGCGTCCTGACGCTGGCGTCCTTACAGACGTTCGGCCTCACCGCGACCGATCATTCCCTCCTCCAGCCGCTTCTGGCCTTCACGGTCGCGCTCGGGTGCGTGTTCATGGCCTGGCTCGCCCGCTACGTCGAGGCCGAATCGCTCGACCGGAACCTCTACCCGGTGACGGTCTTCGGTATCATCGCCGTCGGGGCGGTGCTCATGGCCATCATCCTGCCGGACGTCTTCAGTTACTTCGTCGACCAGGTGCTCCGGGTCGTCGGCTTCACCGCCTCGCCGTCTGCGACCCAGACCTCGGTCGGTGAGGCCCAGCCGCTGCGGAACCCCTCGTCGCTGTACAACGAGTACGGCCTCGCGTTGCTGCTTGCCATCATCGGCGCGCTGTACGTCCTCTTCCAGCAACTTTTCGGCAGCAGGCGGTCGGCCGAGGAGTTCTTCGTCTTCGTCTGGACGGCGTTCATCTTCGCCGCCACGCTCACGCAACTGCGCTTTGGCATCTACACCGTCTTCCCCATCGCGACGCTCACGGGACTGGTCGTGGGCAAGGCCGTCGACTGGATCGACCTCTCTGCGAACGACGGCGTCGACACGTACCAGGTGCTCGCCGTCATCACCGTCGTGTTCGTGGTCGTCGGCCCGCTGGTGTTCGTGACCCCCACGGCATTTGACCTCGGTCGCTCGGCCGAACCGGGTGACGGGATCCAGGGCTGGGACCAGAACCTCGAGTGGATGCAGGGCAACACCCCCGAGGAGGGCGCCTACGGTGTCGGCGGCAACCGGTCGCTCGAGTACTACGGCACCTACCAGATGCAGGACGACTTCGACTACGACGAGGGCGAGTACGGCGTCATCTCCTGGTGGGACTACGGGCACTGGATCACGACCCAGGCCGAACGCATCCCGAACGCGAACCCGTTCCAGCAGGGCTCTGACCTCGCCGCGAACTTCCTACTCGCACCGACCGAGGAGAAGGCCAACTCGGTGCTCGACGGCGTCGACGAGGACGACGCGCACACGCGGTACGTCGCCGTGGACTGGAAGATGGCGCAGGTCGCTGCCGGGCCCGGCTTTCAGGGCAAGTTCTTCGCGCCGCCGCGCTTCGAGGACCAGTACAACACCACTGCGTCAGACTACTACCGCCCACTCCAGGTCCAGCAGAACGGCGAGGTGACCAACCAGCGGTTCTACTACCGGACGCAGGACTACTACAACACGACCGTCGTCCGGCTCTATGAGTTCCACGGCAGTGCCGTGCAGCCACAACCGTTCGTCGTCGACTGGGACCGCGAGACGGTCAACGGACGGACCTTCAGGGTCACCCCCACCGACGGTCGAACCCTCAAGCAGTTCCCCAACATGTCCGCGGCCCGCGCGTACGTCCGTGAGGACGGAACCGCGCAGGTCGGCGGGTTCGGGACCAATCCGGGCGAACGCGTCCCGGCGATGGAGCACTACCGCTACGTCGGGTCGAGTTCCATGAGCGCGTACGAGTCCACCGCGCACAACCGCGCGACGCTCGTCGAGGCCCAGAGCATCGGGCTCCGGCTCCGCCAGGCGAGCACCTGTACGGCAAACGAGACGAGCATGCCTCTCGGCAGTGCGAACTTCTGTATGCCCGACGGCGGTGCGGACCTGATGAACGCCAACAACCCGGCGTGGACCAAGACGTTCGAGCGAGTGCCCGGGGCGACCATCGAGGGCACCGGTCCGGCCAACACGGCGGTGACCGCCGCCGTGCGGATGCACAACGAACAGACCAACGAGACGTTCGTCTACCGCCAGCAGACACGGACCGACGCCAGCGGCAACTTCGCGATGACGGTCCCGTACTCGACGACCGGCTACGACGAGTGGGGGACGGAAGCTGGCTACACGAACGTCAGCGTCCGTGCCGAGACGAGCTACCAGCTGACCGCGACGAGTGCACAGAACGGCATCCAGATGCCCTTCACTGCGACGACCAACGTCACCGAGGGCCAGGTCATCGGCGAGAACGAGTCGGCGGCGACCGTCGAACTCGAGCCGGCCTTCGAGATACAGTCCAACGATACCACTCAGAGCGAGAACGAGACGGCGGGCGACGTCACCACCGACGACGGTGACCAGACGACACCGAACGAGACCAGCGGGTCGGACACCTCGACGAACTCGACGGACACCTCGAACTCGCTCGCGCCTGTCGCCGGTGAGCGGTTCGTCGTCGCGCCCTGA